One Pyrofollis japonicus DNA window includes the following coding sequences:
- a CDS encoding ABC-ATPase domain-containing protein, whose amino-acid sequence MRLVSKVLRRIDGRGYKAYKELLGAEEEVKGVRIRVVKVQGDPFAPPSVVEATVRLTSLDSWMLRYPVALADWLLRRLYTELRRRSRKVGEGHSGYLGVPRPGPIMIKRSSLVVRRNVAVARLHVGLPSRRRRVLGEEAEELLLRDVPEAVRASISGARRDTASLRTHLDTWRLQEELREKLQGLGLVAFVGDGAVLPRKCGGCEEPLPGAVPFESPPSLRVEIETDCCGTVTGMGIRRGVTVIAGSAFHGKTTLLEAIAAGVWNHIPGDGRERVVTVREAMYIRAEDGRYISCVDVEPFIHDLPGKKPSKCFSTSDASGATSVAAAIQEAVEAGAKLLLLDEDTAATNMLYLDERVTGIMGRRTVTPLSELARSMVEHGISIIVVSTGSLPLLGAADTVVVMEDYRPRDATQSARELASKLLTLRSTARYKPPRKRVIESAKELRKPRVRAKMLDSKTLETPIPIMHNIHLEDAYQFNTYSVIAALSARNRGRPLLEVVKELEDVLRDDPGRLARHPGIGELRALDIAFLLNRLPSISMRPLDTG is encoded by the coding sequence TTGAGGCTTGTCAGTAAGGTTCTCCGCCGTATCGATGGGAGAGGCTACAAGGCGTACAAGGAGCTCCTGGGCGCCGAGGAGGAGGTAAAGGGTGTTAGGATAAGAGTTGTAAAGGTCCAGGGTGACCCCTTTGCGCCGCCGAGCGTTGTTGAGGCAACGGTTAGGCTTACAAGTCTTGATTCCTGGATGCTTCGCTACCCGGTGGCGCTTGCTGACTGGCTGTTACGGAGGCTCTACACGGAGCTCCGACGCCGGAGTAGGAAGGTAGGAGAGGGGCACAGCGGCTACCTCGGCGTACCGAGGCCCGGGCCTATAATGATTAAGCGCTCCTCGCTGGTAGTGAGAAGAAACGTAGCTGTTGCAAGGCTTCACGTAGGCCTGCCTTCTAGGAGGAGGCGCGTCCTCGGCGAAGAGGCTGAGGAGCTACTGTTAAGGGATGTACCGGAAGCCGTTCGCGCGTCAATCAGTGGAGCGAGGCGCGATACTGCTAGCCTTAGAACACACCTGGACACGTGGAGGCTTCAGGAAGAGCTACGCGAGAAACTACAAGGACTCGGCTTAGTGGCCTTTGTGGGCGATGGCGCAGTACTGCCTAGGAAGTGCGGCGGCTGCGAAGAGCCTCTTCCAGGCGCCGTGCCCTTTGAGTCGCCTCCTAGCCTACGCGTAGAGATTGAGACCGATTGCTGCGGCACTGTCACGGGGATGGGGATAAGGAGGGGAGTCACGGTTATCGCTGGGAGTGCTTTCCACGGCAAAACTACGCTGCTAGAAGCAATTGCGGCAGGCGTGTGGAACCACATACCGGGCGATGGGAGAGAACGCGTAGTCACAGTACGTGAGGCTATGTATATCAGAGCAGAAGATGGCAGGTATATCAGCTGCGTAGACGTTGAGCCCTTTATCCATGACCTGCCGGGGAAGAAGCCCTCCAAGTGCTTCTCAACAAGCGATGCAAGCGGTGCAACTAGCGTTGCTGCAGCGATACAGGAAGCAGTAGAGGCTGGAGCAAAGCTACTACTACTCGACGAGGATACAGCTGCCACGAACATGCTCTACTTGGATGAGCGCGTCACGGGGATCATGGGGAGGCGTACCGTGACACCGCTTTCAGAGCTGGCTAGGAGCATGGTCGAACACGGCATCTCCATCATAGTTGTAAGTACTGGTTCTCTCCCATTACTAGGCGCCGCGGACACAGTGGTAGTTATGGAGGATTATCGACCTAGAGATGCTACTCAGAGTGCTAGAGAACTCGCCTCAAAACTACTCACATTGCGCAGCACTGCGAGGTACAAGCCTCCCCGGAAAAGGGTTATCGAGTCAGCTAAGGAGCTTCGCAAGCCCAGGGTTAGGGCGAAAATGCTTGACTCAAAGACCTTGGAGACGCCCATACCTATTATGCACAATATTCACTTGGAGGACGCCTACCAGTTCAATACCTACTCGGTGATAGCTGCTCTTTCGGCGAGAAACAGGGGGAGACCATTGCTAGAAGTCGTTAAGGAGCTTGAAGACGTGTTGCGAGACGATCCTGGCAGGCTTGCCAGGCATCCCGGTATTGGAGAGCTGAGGGCTCTTGATATCGCGTTCTTGCTGAACCGCTTGCCAAGCATAAGTATGAGGCCACTAGATACCGGGTAA
- a CDS encoding fumarate hydratase, translated as MQQSDLRAQLKEFLVELIKVAETRLPVDVYEALKKAYETEENPIAKQHLEAILRNSELAAKLGKPICQDTGTPVFYVEMGAEFPLRAEFYDIAREAVREATKLIPLRPNAVDPFRKKNTGDNTGRFVPWFEVEIVPGDELRVTFVAKGGGSEAPSTLKMGLPIRGVRNVWETVLEAIVEAGPKPCPPVVVGVGVAALSDQAMALAKRAALLRPLGERHPEPDIAELETKLLEAINELGIGAHGFGGKTTALDVHVEYAHRHPATYAVAVATNCWALRRATGYITSSGKWEITSKHITG; from the coding sequence TTGCAGCAATCCGATCTAAGAGCCCAGCTCAAAGAATTCCTCGTAGAGCTGATAAAGGTTGCTGAGACGAGGCTTCCTGTAGACGTTTACGAGGCGCTCAAAAAGGCCTATGAGACCGAGGAGAACCCTATCGCGAAGCAGCACCTGGAGGCAATACTTAGGAACAGCGAGCTTGCAGCAAAACTAGGTAAGCCGATATGCCAGGACACGGGCACCCCGGTCTTCTACGTTGAGATGGGGGCAGAATTCCCGCTACGCGCCGAGTTCTATGACATTGCTAGGGAAGCTGTAAGGGAAGCTACTAAGCTAATCCCGTTACGCCCCAACGCTGTTGACCCGTTCCGCAAGAAGAATACGGGTGACAACACTGGGCGCTTTGTGCCATGGTTCGAGGTAGAGATAGTCCCCGGCGACGAGCTACGAGTCACCTTCGTGGCGAAGGGCGGCGGCAGCGAGGCGCCATCCACGCTCAAAATGGGGCTACCAATACGCGGTGTGCGCAACGTATGGGAGACAGTACTAGAAGCAATAGTGGAGGCCGGCCCTAAGCCATGCCCACCAGTAGTAGTTGGTGTCGGTGTTGCAGCACTAAGTGACCAAGCCATGGCGCTTGCTAAGAGAGCAGCCCTACTCCGCCCACTAGGCGAGCGACACCCCGAGCCAGACATTGCAGAGCTAGAAACCAAGCTCTTAGAAGCAATAAACGAGCTAGGGATAGGCGCACACGGCTTCGGAGGCAAGACCACGGCCCTTGACGTCCACGTAGAGTACGCCCACCGGCACCCAGCGACCTATGCTGTAGCGGTTGCGACGAACTGCTGGGCACTACGCCGCGCAACAGGCTACATAACCTCCAGCGGTAAGTGGGAGATAACCTCAAAGCACATAACAGGTTAA
- a CDS encoding FumA C-terminus/TtdB family hydratase beta subunit, producing MARIYHLRTPLSEEDVRQLRVGDTVYLSGIIFTARDAAHRKILDLINRGEPLPFDPKGLAVYHVGPVVRKKNSEWEVIAAGPTTSARLEPVEHEFIAKTGVRMVIGKGGMGKKTAEACKKYGAVYAVFTGGAAVLAAQAIKRVVDVYWLDELGIPEAVWLFEVENFGPLTVTIDSTGKNYYDEILENAKKKAQEILAKLQ from the coding sequence ATGGCCCGGATATATCACCTACGTACACCCCTAAGCGAAGAAGATGTAAGGCAGCTAAGAGTAGGCGACACAGTATACTTGTCGGGAATAATCTTCACTGCCAGGGACGCGGCGCATAGAAAGATCCTCGATCTCATTAACCGCGGAGAACCATTGCCCTTTGACCCCAAAGGCTTAGCTGTCTATCACGTGGGCCCCGTTGTGCGCAAGAAGAACAGTGAATGGGAAGTAATCGCCGCTGGCCCCACGACGAGCGCGAGACTTGAACCAGTCGAGCACGAGTTCATAGCCAAGACGGGCGTACGCATGGTCATAGGAAAAGGAGGAATGGGGAAGAAGACAGCTGAGGCATGTAAGAAGTACGGCGCAGTCTACGCAGTGTTCACTGGAGGAGCAGCAGTACTAGCAGCCCAGGCAATAAAGAGAGTCGTAGACGTCTACTGGCTAGACGAACTAGGTATACCAGAAGCAGTATGGCTCTTCGAAGTAGAGAACTTCGGCCCACTAACAGTAACAATAGACTCAACGGGCAAAAACTACTACGACGAGATACTAGAAAACGCTAAGAAGAAAGCCCAAGAAATACTCGCAAAGCTACAATAA
- a CDS encoding succinate dehydrogenase/fumarate reductase iron-sulfur subunit — MAEELKSIPEPPKEVIVRVKRYDPDKNKTWWQEYKIPTYRGMTVLDALLWIKEHLDPTLSMRYSCRMGVCGSCGMLINGVPRLACQTQVGAVATPENPVITVEPLPNFPVVRDLITDFSGFFEKHKSIKPYIIRKDPKEVDEAPREFLMKPEELEEIYQYTLCIMCGLCYAACPVAASDPEYLGPQALTQAYRFIADVRDEGAEERIVVVDTEHGCHRCHFAASCSAVCPKEVDPAAAIQRLRRIVFLRRLGLWKKEKGSPVAGPLEKPLREVKAEYPKHNLLPGVDPEQQAKEPVTIDFREEWLKE; from the coding sequence ATGGCTGAGGAACTAAAATCAATACCCGAGCCCCCTAAAGAGGTAATAGTTAGGGTCAAGAGATACGACCCAGACAAGAACAAGACATGGTGGCAAGAGTACAAGATACCGACCTATAGAGGCATGACCGTGCTCGACGCACTGCTATGGATCAAGGAGCACCTTGACCCCACACTATCCATGAGGTATAGCTGCCGCATGGGTGTATGCGGCAGCTGCGGCATGCTCATCAATGGTGTACCGAGGCTCGCTTGTCAGACCCAGGTAGGCGCAGTAGCAACTCCAGAGAACCCAGTGATAACTGTAGAGCCGCTGCCGAACTTCCCGGTAGTCAGAGACCTAATAACAGACTTCTCCGGGTTCTTCGAGAAGCACAAGAGCATTAAGCCGTACATTATAAGGAAGGATCCCAAGGAGGTTGATGAGGCGCCTAGAGAGTTCCTAATGAAGCCCGAGGAGCTCGAAGAGATATACCAGTATACATTGTGTATCATGTGTGGGCTCTGCTACGCCGCTTGTCCCGTCGCGGCGAGTGACCCCGAATATCTAGGCCCACAGGCGCTAACCCAGGCTTACCGCTTTATAGCAGATGTGCGCGACGAGGGCGCCGAGGAGAGAATAGTAGTAGTAGATACTGAGCATGGATGCCACCGCTGCCACTTCGCAGCAAGCTGTAGCGCAGTATGCCCCAAGGAGGTTGACCCGGCTGCTGCAATACAGCGCCTACGAAGAATAGTGTTCCTGCGAAGACTGGGGCTCTGGAAGAAAGAGAAGGGAAGCCCCGTAGCAGGGCCTCTAGAGAAGCCACTGAGAGAAGTGAAGGCAGAGTATCCTAAGCATAACCTATTGCCGGGTGTAGACCCGGAGCAACAAGCCAAGGAGCCAGTAACGATTGACTTCAGAGAAGAATGGCTAAAAGAGTAG
- the sdhC gene encoding succinate dehydrogenase, cytochrome b556 subunit translates to MSEKSKKEPPKLRNMPGFWAASLNPWLLKIKNNPERVAFVLHRVTGAIIIFYLLAHIIVTSYTTNPAKWTEIMSSFSTSWVNKIGEWIVAGAVFYHGLNGIRLLCVEFCAIGIGRPEKPKPPYIPPSLRSGQRTAIYVVFVLSFIAWILAGILIFTGKIF, encoded by the coding sequence GTGTCCGAGAAGTCGAAGAAGGAGCCCCCTAAGCTGCGCAATATGCCTGGATTCTGGGCTGCAAGCCTAAACCCTTGGCTCCTAAAAATTAAGAACAATCCTGAAAGAGTAGCCTTCGTACTTCACAGAGTCACTGGCGCAATAATAATCTTCTACCTCTTGGCGCACATCATTGTTACAAGTTATACGACGAACCCTGCTAAGTGGACAGAGATAATGAGCAGCTTTAGCACTAGCTGGGTCAACAAGATAGGCGAGTGGATTGTTGCTGGTGCAGTATTCTACCACGGGCTTAATGGCATACGGTTGCTCTGCGTAGAGTTCTGTGCCATAGGGATAGGTAGGCCGGAGAAGCCGAAGCCGCCATACATTCCGCCAAGCCTCCGGAGCGGACAGAGAACAGCCATATACGTAGTCTTCGTGCTAAGCTTCATCGCGTGGATACTCGCTGGCATACTGATTTTCACCGGAAAAATATTCTAA
- a CDS encoding succinate dehydrogenase/fumarate reductase flavoprotein subunit — MTDTLYYDIVVIGSGIAGLRAALEVKRVAGDKVSLALISKIQLMRSHSVSAEGGTAAVLYPEEGDSFALHAWDTIKGADFLADQDAVWMMVKLLPEEIRQLERWGMPWSRRPDGRIAQRPFGGHSFPRACFAADKTGFYEMQTLYSRLVGYENWDRYDEVYVTSFIVENGEFKGVTAIDMKTGEFLVFRARAGIIATGGAGRIYKFTTYAHTVTGDGQAMALRAGIPLKDMEFIQFHPTGLVPSGILITEGARGEGGYLINNKGERFMKRYAPQKMELAPRDVVSRAEMTEILEGRGFKDPVSGLEYVLLDLRHLGEEKINERLPAVREIAIKHAGIDPVEEPIPVRPVAHYSMGGIHTDIYYRVLSVENKWIKGLWAAGEVSCASVHGANRLGSNSTAECLTSGRIAGRQAAQYVMKMKELRAPEPKPSEESIQKEEKRIFDMLLKHESGSATVYEIRAQLRETMDKYVYVFRDESGLKKALQTILKLREAMKNVYPSDKSRIYNTDFITVLETQNMLDVAYSVAYGALLRTESRGAHFRTDYPKRDDENWLKHTITYMNADGKLEVTYIPVTITTWKPIERKY, encoded by the coding sequence TTGACAGACACACTCTACTACGACATAGTCGTTATCGGCTCGGGCATTGCTGGCCTCCGCGCCGCGTTGGAGGTAAAGAGGGTTGCCGGCGACAAGGTAAGCCTCGCACTCATAAGCAAGATCCAGCTCATGAGGAGCCACAGCGTCTCCGCAGAGGGAGGAACCGCCGCAGTCCTCTACCCCGAAGAGGGCGACAGCTTTGCCCTTCACGCATGGGACACTATCAAGGGTGCTGATTTCCTCGCAGACCAGGACGCAGTATGGATGATGGTTAAGCTTCTTCCCGAGGAGATTCGCCAGCTAGAGCGATGGGGCATGCCTTGGAGCAGGAGGCCGGACGGCAGGATAGCGCAGAGGCCCTTCGGAGGCCACAGCTTCCCGCGCGCATGCTTCGCGGCAGACAAGACTGGTTTCTACGAGATGCAGACCCTCTACAGCCGCCTAGTAGGCTATGAGAACTGGGACCGCTACGACGAGGTCTACGTCACTAGCTTCATAGTTGAGAACGGCGAGTTCAAGGGAGTAACAGCCATAGACATGAAGACCGGAGAGTTCCTCGTCTTCCGCGCAAGAGCAGGAATAATCGCCACCGGCGGCGCTGGGCGCATCTACAAGTTCACAACCTATGCGCACACTGTTACCGGCGACGGCCAGGCAATGGCTCTGAGGGCTGGGATACCGCTCAAAGACATGGAGTTCATACAGTTCCACCCGACCGGCCTAGTGCCAAGCGGCATACTGATAACCGAGGGCGCGAGAGGCGAAGGAGGCTACCTTATCAACAACAAGGGAGAACGATTCATGAAGCGATATGCTCCGCAGAAAATGGAGCTAGCACCGCGAGACGTGGTCTCGCGGGCAGAGATGACAGAGATCCTCGAGGGGCGCGGCTTCAAAGACCCAGTTAGCGGCCTCGAGTACGTCCTCCTAGACCTACGCCACCTCGGCGAAGAGAAGATCAACGAGCGCCTCCCAGCCGTCCGAGAGATCGCCATAAAGCACGCAGGCATAGACCCTGTCGAGGAACCCATACCTGTAAGACCGGTAGCCCACTACTCAATGGGAGGCATACACACGGACATATACTACCGGGTACTGAGCGTCGAGAATAAGTGGATAAAGGGGCTATGGGCTGCCGGCGAGGTATCATGTGCCAGCGTGCACGGGGCCAACAGGCTGGGCTCGAACAGCACCGCTGAGTGCCTCACAAGCGGCAGGATAGCTGGCAGACAAGCAGCACAATACGTCATGAAGATGAAGGAGCTACGAGCACCCGAGCCTAAGCCGAGCGAGGAGAGCATACAGAAGGAGGAGAAAAGGATCTTCGACATGCTCCTCAAACATGAATCAGGATCCGCAACGGTTTACGAGATTAGGGCTCAGCTGAGAGAAACAATGGACAAGTACGTCTACGTGTTCCGCGACGAGTCTGGGCTGAAGAAGGCACTCCAGACAATACTCAAGCTACGAGAAGCAATGAAGAACGTATACCCGAGCGACAAGAGCCGCATCTACAACACAGACTTCATAACCGTCCTCGAGACGCAGAACATGCTTGACGTAGCCTATAGCGTTGCCTACGGTGCGCTTCTACGAACAGAGAGCCGCGGAGCACACTTCCGAACAGACTACCCCAAGAGAGACGACGAGAACTGGCTCAAGCACACAATAACGTACATGAACGCTGACGGCAAGCTAGAGGTAACATACATACCTGTGACAATAACCACGTGGAAACCTATAGAGAGAAAGTACTAG
- a CDS encoding nucleotide sugar dehydrogenase, with protein MSADKCPERLVVIGGGFVGLHAAVHAAKAGVKEVIVIDISKDVVDRINSSDKDKLHVREPYVLENWDTVHRKIRASTSYSDASGARHFIVAVQTPRRGERVDYTPLRSVAESLAQFLGPGSLVVSEVTIYPGGTYELLAKPLSELSGLRLDEELFVAHVPERLSAGSRKWTPENIPRVVGGIGPRSLEEALKLYRDCLGALVHPVNDIRVAEASKLLENSFRLLNISYVNELKRFFDRIGLDIREVIKAASTKPFGYMPFYPGPYAGGACLPKDSLMLEEKTGSLLLRIARYINESQPLYYAALLLKRIRRSSAKRILFYGLGFKPNSPYPVESPVLRVIEELRSLDPGLEIKRFDPQIPWLSDFASEPEALEWAEIVVRWGYKDRPLNKPVIDLEKL; from the coding sequence TTGAGCGCAGACAAGTGCCCCGAAAGACTTGTCGTCATAGGTGGCGGCTTCGTAGGCCTCCACGCAGCCGTACATGCTGCTAAAGCTGGGGTCAAGGAGGTAATAGTTATCGATATAAGCAAAGACGTAGTTGACCGCATCAATAGCAGTGACAAGGACAAGCTACACGTCCGCGAGCCATATGTTCTAGAAAACTGGGATACTGTGCACCGCAAGATACGCGCCTCGACGAGCTACAGCGACGCCAGCGGCGCCAGACACTTCATAGTAGCTGTGCAGACGCCGAGGCGTGGGGAGAGGGTAGACTATACTCCGCTGAGGAGTGTCGCGGAGAGTCTTGCTCAATTCCTCGGCCCGGGCTCGCTCGTCGTCTCCGAGGTGACGATCTATCCTGGTGGAACCTACGAGCTACTAGCAAAGCCTCTCTCAGAGCTAAGCGGGCTAAGGCTTGACGAAGAACTCTTCGTGGCCCATGTGCCGGAGCGGCTCAGCGCTGGGTCGAGGAAATGGACTCCTGAGAACATTCCCCGTGTCGTGGGCGGCATAGGGCCTAGGAGCCTGGAGGAGGCTCTCAAGCTGTACCGCGACTGCCTTGGGGCCCTCGTGCACCCGGTCAACGATATACGCGTGGCCGAGGCCTCGAAGCTACTTGAGAACAGCTTCCGCCTCCTCAACATATCGTACGTGAATGAGCTGAAAAGATTCTTCGACAGAATAGGCCTAGACATCCGTGAAGTCATAAAGGCTGCCTCAACGAAGCCATTCGGCTACATGCCTTTCTATCCCGGCCCCTACGCTGGGGGCGCGTGCCTGCCAAAGGACTCGCTCATGCTCGAGGAAAAGACGGGCTCGTTGCTCCTAAGAATCGCCCGCTACATTAACGAGTCACAGCCTCTGTACTATGCCGCATTGCTACTAAAACGGATACGCCGAAGCAGCGCGAAGAGGATACTCTTCTACGGGCTCGGCTTCAAGCCTAACTCGCCTTACCCCGTTGAGAGCCCAGTGCTAAGGGTGATAGAGGAGCTTAGGAGCCTAGACCCGGGCCTCGAGATAAAGAGATTCGACCCACAGATACCCTGGCTCAGCGACTTCGCCTCAGAGCCGGAGGCCCTGGAGTGGGCAGAGATAGTTGTCAGATGGGGATACAAGGACCGCCCACTAAATAAACCGGTTATCGATCTCGAGAAACTATGA
- a CDS encoding UDP-N-acetylglucosamine--N-acetylmuramyl-(pentapeptide) pyrophosphoryl-undecaprenol N-acetylglucosamine transferase has product MKREEISMRDKAGSRVLLTAAPGGHSGYAAAIAHYLREQHGVEPVFIVAEHDEWTPQKLSRLGQTIRVPMPRRPGEPLFKTLHRWPRAFLRALSIVDKDYRVLVSCGANLSVAPALVAKAKGLRLVNVESIVRLVEPGRTPKLLHRFADETLVHWPEQAKLLPGARVVGPIYEPPRYKPRDEGYILVTAGTMGHRELFDAVSELGLRNIVLQTGRVDPEPYRRKHPNWIVFRYDPDLDKWIAGASIVITHFPGMTSATAALAYQKPVVLVASRHLILSASQKNAPLYAEKIGAVYVDEVTPKNIEKAIERAEKIKPKKHPNGAENAAKIIAEMLKESR; this is encoded by the coding sequence ATGAAGCGGGAAGAGATCTCAATGAGAGACAAGGCTGGGAGCCGGGTACTCTTAACAGCGGCGCCTGGAGGCCACTCAGGCTACGCAGCAGCCATAGCACACTACCTTAGGGAGCAACACGGCGTGGAACCAGTCTTCATCGTGGCAGAGCACGATGAGTGGACACCCCAGAAGCTCTCAAGACTAGGCCAAACCATAAGGGTGCCTATGCCTAGGCGCCCCGGCGAGCCGCTCTTCAAGACTCTTCACCGGTGGCCCCGGGCGTTTCTCCGCGCACTCAGCATCGTGGATAAGGATTACCGGGTCCTCGTAAGCTGTGGTGCAAACCTAAGCGTCGCCCCAGCACTAGTGGCTAAGGCTAAGGGCTTGCGACTAGTAAATGTTGAGAGTATTGTGAGGCTAGTAGAGCCGGGACGAACCCCTAAGCTGCTCCACCGCTTCGCCGACGAGACACTGGTCCACTGGCCTGAGCAAGCAAAACTACTACCAGGCGCGAGAGTGGTCGGCCCAATCTATGAGCCACCCCGCTACAAGCCCCGCGACGAAGGATACATACTGGTCACAGCCGGCACAATGGGGCACCGAGAACTCTTCGACGCCGTCTCGGAGCTCGGACTACGAAACATAGTCCTGCAGACCGGCAGAGTAGACCCCGAGCCCTACAGGAGGAAGCACCCCAACTGGATAGTGTTCCGCTACGACCCCGACCTCGACAAGTGGATAGCGGGCGCAAGCATAGTGATAACCCACTTCCCCGGAATGACTTCGGCCACCGCTGCACTGGCCTACCAGAAGCCCGTAGTCCTAGTAGCATCACGACACCTCATACTATCAGCTTCGCAGAAAAATGCGCCACTCTACGCGGAAAAAATAGGTGCAGTATATGTTGACGAGGTAACGCCGAAGAACATAGAGAAGGCAATAGAGAGGGCCGAGAAGATAAAGCCAAAGAAGCACCCTAACGGAGCCGAGAACGCGGCCAAGATAATAGCCGAGATGCTGAAAGAGAGCCGATAA
- a CDS encoding ABC transporter substrate-binding protein gives MRGQARTTSIIIATIIIIIIVGGLAWYYSSRGGKTTPTTSPPLSSSTSSPATSPAAPATSTPTGKVKIVWASTQLVPPKEQAFVKQELLPSFKQETGIDVEFVGMSYSDLSLKLESEEKAGKVTISVIADLHGGLDLFASKGWLEDLSKFPPLSGRTFPKILEDYSHLHGIKAYVPWLTATYVMVVNKKAFDYLPPGLTKEDVIMGTEKWTYDALLAWAKNLYEKTGKKLLGFPAGPHGLFVRFLHGYLYPSFTGAQVKNFDSPDAVKMWNYLKELWKYVNPASTTWDAMADPLLRGEVWIAWDHTARIKDAITTKPEDFVVVPTPRGPKGRGFILVIVGLAIPKNAPHEDAAWKLIDYLTRPETEVKILKNVGFFPSVQEAAGAVPEGPLKVLAKGVNSLLNTKDALVAMIPSLGAKGGDFKEIYITAFQRIVLQGQDPASVTKELKPQLLKLFEEAGAPLPPPDSG, from the coding sequence TTGCGTGGCCAAGCACGTACTACTTCTATTATAATAGCTACAATAATAATCATCATAATAGTTGGTGGACTAGCCTGGTACTATAGCTCGCGTGGAGGCAAAACAACGCCAACTACTTCTCCACCGCTCTCTTCGTCTACCTCGTCGCCAGCTACTTCTCCAGCAGCTCCGGCAACAAGCACTCCTACCGGTAAGGTAAAGATTGTATGGGCTTCAACACAGCTAGTCCCACCAAAAGAGCAGGCATTCGTTAAGCAGGAACTCTTGCCGTCCTTTAAACAGGAGACGGGGATAGATGTAGAGTTTGTCGGAATGAGCTATAGTGATCTCTCATTGAAGCTAGAAAGCGAGGAGAAGGCTGGCAAGGTTACTATTAGTGTTATTGCTGACCTCCATGGAGGGCTCGACCTTTTTGCTAGCAAGGGGTGGCTAGAGGATCTCAGCAAATTCCCTCCACTTAGCGGAAGGACATTCCCAAAGATCCTAGAGGATTATAGCCACCTGCACGGAATAAAAGCGTATGTCCCATGGCTCACAGCAACGTATGTAATGGTGGTGAACAAGAAGGCCTTTGACTACCTCCCGCCCGGCTTAACAAAAGAAGATGTAATAATGGGCACCGAGAAATGGACCTATGATGCACTGCTAGCTTGGGCAAAGAACCTCTACGAGAAAACCGGTAAGAAGCTTCTAGGCTTCCCGGCAGGACCTCACGGCCTATTCGTAAGATTCTTGCACGGATATCTATACCCGTCATTTACCGGTGCCCAAGTAAAGAACTTTGATAGCCCCGATGCAGTAAAGATGTGGAATTATCTAAAGGAGCTCTGGAAATACGTCAACCCTGCAAGTACGACATGGGATGCAATGGCTGACCCACTGCTAAGGGGAGAGGTCTGGATCGCCTGGGACCACACAGCCAGAATAAAAGATGCTATAACGACAAAACCTGAAGACTTCGTTGTCGTACCGACCCCTAGAGGACCCAAGGGACGTGGCTTCATACTAGTAATAGTGGGGCTCGCCATACCCAAGAATGCACCACACGAAGATGCTGCATGGAAACTTATCGACTACTTGACGAGACCCGAGACAGAGGTAAAGATCCTTAAGAATGTAGGCTTCTTCCCAAGCGTACAAGAAGCAGCAGGAGCAGTTCCTGAAGGCCCGCTAAAGGTTCTCGCAAAAGGCGTTAACAGCCTCCTGAACACGAAGGACGCATTAGTAGCCATGATTCCTAGCCTAGGAGCTAAGGGAGGAGACTTCAAAGAGATCTATATAACAGCGTTTCAGAGAATAGTACTACAAGGCCAAGACCCTGCAAGCGTTACAAAGGAACTAAAGCCGCAACTATTGAAGCTGTTTGAAGAGGCAGGAGCGCCCCTACCGCCGCCAGACAGCGGATAA